Proteins from a genomic interval of Rosa chinensis cultivar Old Blush chromosome 2, RchiOBHm-V2, whole genome shotgun sequence:
- the LOC112183495 gene encoding uncharacterized protein LOC112183495 gives MVFFLPKKDDNTIARTKVLENVLTSTSQGDPYKELWRRIWKATVPGKVQIYVWRACSNLLPTRAKLSTKGYQGDLQCLLCSHAYEDTSHVFCKCPIATAILTASPFNLGSSLLPSLEFKEWLLDHARNLPNDLFAKLLMILWALWKNRNNMLWNHTKQSAEELVLSSLAWLEEFGKANKINKTALSKPKQAWRPAGYGTWKLNVDGSFLPGIAHGGVRGVLHDDAGQFRAAFAAPIPAVASTRQVELWAIKEGLKLVATMQVSNIIIETDCLEAVSCIAETQFTYVHDEGIIDDIRQELNHRTDISVQHTSRVNNRVAHCLANLAFEARHSSMWFMKPPDFIVGVLNDDCKHLR, from the exons ATGGTGTTTTTCCTCCCAAAGAAGGATGATAATACG ATTGCTCGAACCAAAGTGTTGGAGAATGTTTTAACTTCTACATCTCAAGGTGATCCGTACAAAGAATTATGGCGCAGGATTTGGAAAGCAACAGTGCCTGGAAAGGTTCAGATTTATGTTTGGCGTGCATGCTCAAATCTCCTTCCTACAAGAGCCAAACTTTCCACTAAGGGGTATCAAGGTGACCTGCAGTGTCTCCTATGTTCTCATGCTTATGAGGACACTTCCCATGTCTTTTGTAAATGTCCTATTGCTACTGCCATACTCACTGCATCCCCTTTTAATTTGGGGAGTAGCTTACTGCCGTCTTTGGAATTTAAAGAGTGGTTATTGGACCATGCTCGGAATCTGCCAAATGACTTGTTTGCTAAACTCCTCATGATCTTATGGGCCTTGTGGAAAAACAGGAATAATATGTTGTGGAATCATACTAAACAATCGGCTGAGGAGTTGGTACTTAGCTCACTGGCGTGGCTGGAGGAGTTTGggaaagcaaacaaaataaacaaaactgcTCTCTCAAAACCGAAGCAAGCGTGGAGGCCAGCAGGTTATGGTACATGGAAACTCAATGTTGATGGAAGTTTTCTCCCAGGAATTGCTCATGGAGGAGTCAGGGGTGTCTTGCATGATGATGCAGGACAATTTCGAGCTGCCTTCGCAGCTCCAATCCCAGCTGTTGCGTCAACAAGACAAGTTGAGCTATGGGCCATCAAGGAGGGCTTAAAACTGGTGGCCACAATGCAGGTCAGCAATATCATTATCGAAACAGACTGCCTGGAAGCTGTGTCTTGTATTGCAGAGACCCAATTTACTTATGTTCATGATGAAGGGATAATTGATGATATTCGGCAGGAGCTAAACCATAGAACTGACATTAGTGTGCAGCATACCTCACGAGTGAACAACCGTGTAGCCCATTGTTTAGCTAATTTAGCTTTTGAAGCTAGGCATAGCTCTATGTGGTTTATGAAACCTCCAGATTTCATTGTGGGAGTACTCAACGATGATTGTAAGCATTTGAGGTAG
- the LOC112183496 gene encoding 30S ribosomal protein S21, chloroplastic, translated as MAASSSLCNFLSFLTPSKPPSQAKPPPPHLHLSQTQKPRDAFVPLVAQPGPYFSSSSSELESVMNASLAYANTLFFKSAYNGQVIVDEGESEERLLNRFRREVMRAGVIQEVKRRRYFQNTQD; from the coding sequence ATGGCTGCCTCATCCTCTCTCTGCAACTTCCTCTCCTTCCTCACACCCTCAAAGCCCCCATCACAAGCCAAACCCCCACcaccccatctccatctctccCAAACCCAGAAGCCCAGAGACGCCTTCGTCCCTCTAGTCGCCCAACCTGGTCCttatttctcttcttcctcttcggaATTGGAGTCCGTCATGAACGCCTCTCTGGCTTATGCCAACACTCTCTTCTTCAAGTCGGCTTACAATGGCCAAGTCATCGTCGACGAGGGCGAGTCCGAGGAGCGCTTGCTCAACCGGTTCCGGCGAGAGGTGATGAGAGCTGGCGTCATCCAGGAGGTTAAGCGGAGGAGGTATTTCCAGAACACACAAGATTAG